In the Lepus europaeus isolate LE1 chromosome 18, mLepTim1.pri, whole genome shotgun sequence genome, one interval contains:
- the LOC133746720 gene encoding LOW QUALITY PROTEIN: uncharacterized protein LOC133746720 (The sequence of the model RefSeq protein was modified relative to this genomic sequence to represent the inferred CDS: deleted 1 base in 1 codon): protein MLRGLARAAAPALRAPRARGSGSWAGVPAHVVDLRSDTVTRPGPAMRRAMAEAVVGDDDYGEDPTVRELQEEAAELLGVERTLFVPTCTMANLISVMGHCRRRGSQLLLGQESHLHVYEQGAVAQIAGVHSEPLPDLPHGTLDLGALERGLTRGLGSRYHPVCELVCLENTHSSSGGRVLPLDYLRQVNLLARTYGARVHLDGARLMNAAVALRVPPAHIVQHCDSVSLCFSKGLGAPAGALVGGPADFIEEAWRLRKALGGGMRQAGVLAAAALVGLADAREVLPRDHENARRFAKGLQELASPLCSVDPSTVETNVVMVTLDGLPPAELCQRLQAVSTEEVAQTGRAVRVLLFPWTARAVRAVWHRDVSTQDTELALRKWEFVLGQLGR, encoded by the exons ATGCTCCGCGGACTGGCCAGGGCTGCGGCCCCGGCGCTCAGGGCCCCT CGGGCGCGGGggtctgggagctgggctggggtcccGGCGCACGTGGTGGACCTGCGCAGCGACACGGTGACCAGGCCCGGGCCGGCCATGAGGCGCGCCATGGCCGAGGCGGTCGTGGGGGACGACGACTACGGCGAGGACCCCACTGTCCGCG agcttCAGGAAGAGGCCGCGGAGCTGCTGGGGGTGGAGAGGACCCTGTTCGTGCCCACCTGCACCATGGCCAACCTCATCTCTG TGATGGGTCACTGCCGGCGCCggggctcccagctcctcctcgggCAGGAGAGCCACCTCCACGTGTACGAGCAGGGCGCTGTGGCTCAG ATCGCTGGAGTGCACTCCGAGCCCCTCCCAGACCTGCCCCACGGCACCCTGGACCTGGGTGCGCTGGAGAGGGGGCTCACCCGGGGACTGGGGAGCCGCTACCACCCAGTGTGTGAGCTCGTCTGCTTGGAGAACACGCACAGCAGCTCCGGGGGCCGGGTCCTCCCCCTCGACTACCTGCGCCAG GTGAACCTCCTGGCCCGGACGTACGGAGCCCGGGTGCACCTGGACGGAGCCCGGCTCATGAACGCAGCTGTGGCTCTGCGCGTGCCCCCGGCCCACATAGTGCAGCACTGTGACTCCGTGTCACTCTGTTTCTCCAAG ggcctgggtGCACCGGCGGGGGCCTTGGTTGGGGGACCCGCGGACTTCATCGAAGAAGCGTGGCGCCTCCGGAAAGCCCTGGGCGGGGGCATGCGCCAAGCAGGGGTGCTGGCCGCGGCCGCCCTGGTGGGCCTGGCTGATGCCCGGGAGGTGCTGCCGAGGGACCATGAGAATGCCCGGCGGTTCGCCAAAG GACTCCAGGAGCTGGCGTCGCCCCTCTGCTCCGTGGACCCCAGCACCGTGGAGACCAACGTGGTGATGGTGACCCTGGACGGGCTGCCGCCGGCGGAGCTGTGCCAGCGCCTGCAGGCAGTGAGCACCGAGGAGGTGGCCCAGACCGGCCGCGCGGTGCGTGTGCTGCTGTTTCCCTGGACGGCGCGGGCTGTGCGCGCCGTGTGGCACCGCGACGTCTCCACTCAGGACACGGAACTGGCACTGAGGAAGTGGGAGTTCgtgctggggcagctggggcGCTGA
- the BIRC5 gene encoding baculoviral IAP repeat-containing protein 5 isoform X1: MDARSLPRAWQLYLKDHRVSTFKNWPFLEGCACTPERMAEAGFVHCPSENEPDLAQCFFCFKELEGWEPDDDPLEEHKKHSSACAFLAVKKRLEELTLSEFLKLDKERAKNKIVRTHEEGRLGRPRKPAVSRESSRRPRRRCAPPSSSWPRCSEAVLAPVGSAPGVDQRRAAGRGLLPVARGPVPRLVPPTQ; the protein is encoded by the exons atGGACGCCCGCTCGTTGCCCCGGGCTTGGCAGCTCTATCTCAAGGACCACCGCGTCTCGACGTTCAAGAACTGGCCCTTCCTGGAGGGCTGCGCCTGCACCCCGGAGCGG ATGGCCGAGGCCGGCTTCGTGCACTGCCCCTCTGAGAACGAGCCCGACCTGGCCCAGTGTTTCTTCTGCTTCAAGGAGCTCGAGGGCTGGGAGCCGGACGACGACCCCCT AGAGGAGCATAAGAAGCACTCGTCGGCGTGCGCTTTCCTGGCTGTCAAGAAGCGGCTGGAAGAATTGACGCTCAGCGAGTTTCTGAAACTGGACAAAGAGCGCGCCAAGAACAAGATCGTACGTACCCACGAGGAAGGACGTCTGGGCAG GCCAAGGAAACCAGCAGTAAGCAGAGAGAGTTCGAGGAGACCGCGAAGAAGGTGCGCTCCGCCATCGAGCAGCTGGCCGCGCTGCAGTGAGGCCGTCCTGGCCCCCGTGGGGTCGGCGCCAGGAGTGGATCAGCGCCGAGCAGCTGGGCGTGGGCTTTTGCCCGTGGCACGGGGCCCTGTGCCGCGGCTGGTGCCGCCCACGCAGTGA
- the BIRC5 gene encoding baculoviral IAP repeat-containing protein 5 isoform X2, with amino-acid sequence MDARSLPRAWQLYLKDHRVSTFKNWPFLEGCACTPERMAEAGFVHCPSENEPDLAQCFFCFKELEGWEPDDDPLEEHKKHSSACAFLAVKKRLEELTLSEFLKLDKERAKNKIAKETSSKQREFEETAKKVRSAIEQLAALQ; translated from the exons atGGACGCCCGCTCGTTGCCCCGGGCTTGGCAGCTCTATCTCAAGGACCACCGCGTCTCGACGTTCAAGAACTGGCCCTTCCTGGAGGGCTGCGCCTGCACCCCGGAGCGG ATGGCCGAGGCCGGCTTCGTGCACTGCCCCTCTGAGAACGAGCCCGACCTGGCCCAGTGTTTCTTCTGCTTCAAGGAGCTCGAGGGCTGGGAGCCGGACGACGACCCCCT AGAGGAGCATAAGAAGCACTCGTCGGCGTGCGCTTTCCTGGCTGTCAAGAAGCGGCTGGAAGAATTGACGCTCAGCGAGTTTCTGAAACTGGACAAAGAGCGCGCCAAGAACAAGATC GCCAAGGAAACCAGCAGTAAGCAGAGAGAGTTCGAGGAGACCGCGAAGAAGGTGCGCTCCGCCATCGAGCAGCTGGCCGCGCTGCAGTGA